From the genome of Papaver somniferum cultivar HN1 chromosome 2, ASM357369v1, whole genome shotgun sequence, one region includes:
- the LOC113352662 gene encoding uncharacterized protein LOC113352662: MESSPWVSRDDLLALERRVPNKLPQEYRFDKVEFWAQLHGLRVNYLNRKFIQSLVSYVGSHITIYVQEARNWGKFDRVRIPVDVKRPLRDSITFPLSNGQEIVAEIRYERLPRFCLFCGLLGHLMSLCPKVHQLKDKVYHDFPPELHQQAYNLILPKYQRSINASLKNFNIDLDEFKDSDLQEEIMMELVQNQSTILTEISGMMNHQANSSATRNLSSTSSPDPYIYREDNIHRKLRVSGVFSDKNTLS; the protein is encoded by the coding sequence ATGGAATCATCACCGTGGGTTTCCAGAGATGATTTATTGGCATTGGAAAGGCGTGTACCTAACAAACTACCACAGGaataccgatttgataaagttgAATTTTGGGCTCAATTACATGGTCTTCGAGTAAACTATCTGAACAGAAAATTCATTCAGAGTTTAGTTTCTTATGTTGGTAGCCACATAACAATATATGTTCAAGAAGCAAGAAATTGGGGTAAATTTGATAGAGTACGTATCCCAGTCGATGTTAAACGGCCACTTAGAGACTCTATCACTTTTCCTCTTTCTAATGGACAAGAAATCGTGGCTGAAATCAGATACGAAAGATTACCAAGATTTTGTTTATTCTGCGGTCTTCTGGGTCATCTTATGAGTCTATGTCCGAAAGTTCATCAATTGAAAGATAAAGTCTATCATGATTTTCCCCCAGAACTTCATCAACAGGCATATAATCTTATTCTTCCAAAATATCAACGTTCTATCAATGCATCTTTGAAGAACTTCAATATTGATTTGGATGAATTCAAAGACTCAGATTTACAGGAAGAAATCATGATGGAGTTGGTGCAGAATCAAAGCACAATCTTAACTGAGATTTCAGGGATGATGAATCATCAAGCCAACTCATCAGCCACTAGGAATTTGTCATCCACGTCATCACCTGATCCGTACATTTATCGAGAAGATAACATACACAGGAAGTTACGTGTCTCTGGAGTTTTTTCTGATAAGAATACCCTGAGTTAA
- the LOC113350332 gene encoding uncharacterized protein LOC113350332 encodes MGSDKKVFLVFLIVTMLFMDSTSYPKSLISLGGVAARSLEASAAGTTSYNVINGADGTIYDNGPDNVGNGNNTSSQELPPPMSAPAPSTAVPVELPPPTIVPVELPPPTSVSTPSNVVPVYGGRYGYPWWPFQVSEYGHGDSAKDSASESAPGEKQKQLQP; translated from the exons ATGGGAAGTGATAAAAAGGTGTTTTTGGTTTTCCTGATCGTAACAATGCTTTTTATGGATAGTACTTCCTATCCTAAGAGTCTCATCAGCCTAG GTGGTGTCGCTGCCAGGAGTCTCGAAGCTAGTGCTGCCGGCACTACAAGTTATAATGTGATTAACGGTGCCGATGGAACCATATATGACAATGGCCCGGACAACGTTGGCAATGGTAATAATACATCGTCGCAAGAACTACCACCACCTATGTCCGCACCCGCACCATCTACAGCTGTACCGGTGGAACTACCACCACCTACAATTGTACCTGTGGAACTACCACCACCCACGTCTGTATCCACACCATCAAACGTTGTACCAGTTTATGGGGGTAGGTATGGCTATCCTTGGTGGCCATTTCAGGTTTCAGAATATGGACATGGTGATTCTGCAAAGGACTCGGCATCAGAATCAGCTCCAGGAGAAAAGCAGAAACAATTGCAGCCATAG